A genomic segment from Nocardiopsis sp. Huas11 encodes:
- a CDS encoding GntR family transcriptional regulator yields the protein MSINALHRRIAEAIRADILAGRLQPGDPAPSENALAEEFATTRNTVRKGLALLKAEGLLVSEQGRRSVVRPRPNVRMVSTGANHRAHRVSGRANFNAEVESQGRRPEQRLLEVARVPAPDEIAVRLRVVVGEPVLVRRRLFLVDGAPMQLCDGYYRPELVENTAIAEHRLVKGGAHGVLEDPEGPIRRRIVQFVEDLELRMPARTEIDALEIPAGVPVARALRTAFDSQGEPIEVLDSVIPGDRYAFRYVIDVP from the coding sequence ATGTCGATCAACGCCCTGCACAGACGGATCGCGGAGGCCATCCGCGCGGACATCCTGGCGGGAAGACTTCAGCCAGGGGATCCCGCTCCGTCTGAGAACGCGTTGGCAGAAGAGTTCGCCACCACTCGCAACACCGTTCGCAAAGGGCTCGCCCTCCTCAAAGCCGAAGGGCTGCTTGTCTCCGAGCAGGGACGTCGAAGCGTCGTTCGGCCGAGGCCGAACGTGCGCATGGTCTCCACAGGGGCGAACCACCGCGCCCATCGCGTCAGTGGACGGGCGAATTTCAATGCCGAAGTCGAGAGCCAGGGACGTCGTCCGGAACAGCGCTTGTTGGAGGTGGCGCGCGTCCCTGCCCCAGACGAGATAGCAGTGCGTCTGCGTGTGGTCGTCGGCGAGCCAGTCCTCGTTCGGCGCAGATTGTTCCTGGTCGACGGTGCACCCATGCAGCTCTGTGATGGGTACTACCGTCCAGAACTCGTGGAGAATACGGCCATAGCGGAGCACCGTTTGGTCAAGGGCGGGGCGCACGGTGTCCTGGAGGACCCCGAGGGACCGATCCGCCGGAGGATCGTCCAGTTCGTGGAAGACCTTGAACTTCGTATGCCCGCACGCACCGAGATCGATGCGCTGGAGATTCCGGCAGGTGTGCCGGTAGCACGCGCACTTCGAACCGCCTTCGATTCTCAGGGAGAACCGATCGAGGTATTGGATTCAGTCATTCCGGGCGATCGCT
- a CDS encoding TIGR03668 family PPOX class F420-dependent oxidoreductase — translation MKWSSDRAREAFTSSRIARLATADSQGAPHLVPVTYAAYGDTVAIAVDSKPKSTHNLKRIRNIDENPRVSLLADEYDDDWTRLWWARADGSARVEHEGAAWFEARERLMERYVQYRESPPDAAIILINVHRWSGWSFR, via the coding sequence GTGAAGTGGAGTTCTGACCGGGCCAGAGAAGCGTTCACCTCGAGTCGTATCGCCAGGTTGGCGACGGCCGACTCCCAGGGAGCACCGCACCTGGTCCCAGTGACGTACGCAGCCTATGGAGACACCGTGGCGATCGCGGTGGACAGTAAGCCGAAGAGCACTCACAACCTCAAGCGCATCAGGAACATCGATGAGAACCCGAGGGTGTCTCTGCTCGCCGACGAGTACGACGACGACTGGACACGGTTGTGGTGGGCCCGTGCGGACGGCTCCGCACGGGTCGAGCACGAGGGTGCTGCCTGGTTCGAGGCTCGGGAGCGGCTCATGGAACGCTACGTGCAGTACCGCGAGTCTCCGCCTGATGCCGCCATCATCCTGATCAACGTGCATCGTTGGTCCGGGTGGTCCTTCCGGTAG
- a CDS encoding DUF397 domain-containing protein: MIRPNPAPEHLRFRTSTYSDRSDCVAVADVGGGAVVRDSKHPERCHLVIPSHEWGALLGVLRHQSA; this comes from the coding sequence GTGATCCGCCCGAACCCCGCTCCGGAACACCTTCGGTTCCGCACATCGACGTACAGCGATCGCAGCGACTGTGTGGCCGTCGCCGATGTCGGAGGGGGCGCCGTCGTCCGGGATTCCAAGCATCCCGAACGGTGCCACCTCGTCATCCCCAGTCATGAGTGGGGCGCATTGCTAGGTGTCCTGCGGCACCAGAGCGCATAG
- a CDS encoding MBL fold metallo-hydrolase, whose protein sequence is MTSPSSSARDDRDGSLSRRRFARLAAVGLAAGTGMTGLASAPASAAADGQAYYDRADRLAGDDPVLRNLVRSLTPGSAPPPLPAPAPVKLFDDLAMLSVGFVHAMAVLTDDGIVLIDALRSPEDARDVIVPGLRELGADPEAITHVIVTHGHDDHFGGAQYLADRFGARVLMSGADWDLVERTRPDHAPVRDLEITDGHRLTVGGTTIGLYETPGHTAGTVSPILPVRHGSDQHTAMLWGGIRPPEAVAELRTYLASIHSFRLRMRRAGVDVELANHPIDDGLARAEQVREDPGGDHPFVLGRRGTDRFMAVMDLMLRGWTADAEDQDGR, encoded by the coding sequence GTGACGTCTCCGTCCTCGTCTGCCCGTGACGACCGCGACGGCTCCCTGTCCAGACGCCGTTTCGCCCGGCTCGCCGCCGTCGGCCTCGCGGCCGGTACCGGGATGACCGGTCTCGCCTCGGCGCCCGCGTCGGCCGCGGCCGACGGGCAGGCGTACTACGACCGTGCGGACAGGCTGGCCGGGGACGACCCGGTCCTGCGCAACCTTGTCCGGTCGCTGACCCCGGGTAGCGCGCCTCCCCCGCTACCCGCGCCGGCCCCCGTGAAGCTGTTCGACGACCTGGCCATGCTGAGCGTGGGCTTCGTGCACGCCATGGCGGTCCTCACCGACGACGGCATCGTGCTGATCGACGCGCTCAGGTCCCCGGAGGACGCCCGGGACGTGATCGTCCCGGGACTGCGCGAACTGGGAGCCGATCCCGAGGCGATCACACACGTCATCGTCACCCACGGGCACGACGACCACTTCGGCGGGGCGCAGTACCTCGCCGACCGCTTCGGGGCCCGTGTGCTGATGTCCGGGGCCGACTGGGACCTCGTCGAACGCACGCGTCCGGACCACGCCCCCGTCCGGGACCTGGAGATCACGGACGGCCATCGCCTCACCGTCGGGGGCACGACCATCGGCCTCTACGAGACCCCGGGCCACACGGCGGGCACCGTCTCTCCCATCCTCCCCGTGCGGCACGGGTCCGACCAGCACACGGCCATGCTGTGGGGCGGTATCCGGCCTCCCGAGGCGGTCGCGGAACTGCGCACCTACCTGGCCTCCATCCACTCCTTCCGCCTGCGCATGCGCAGGGCGGGAGTGGACGTCGAACTGGCCAACCACCCGATCGACGACGGGCTCGCGCGCGCCGAGCAGGTGCGCGAGGATCCCGGTGGCGACCACCCCTTCGTGCTGGGACGAAGGGGGACCGACCGGTTCATGGCGGTCATGGACCTCATGCTGCGCGGCTGGACGGCCGACGCCGAGGACCAGGACGGCCGGTAG
- a CDS encoding CPBP family intramembrane glutamic endopeptidase — translation MTSPDRGRMDVRQVATTVVLPILITIAFTYAMILAGQPFGALLAVLLVYLWRRFTRRPWSGVGLPMKWSALPHLLIGTGLSVAAFLAANAVSVALGAARWVPWEPQDLIFLPLVILFIVLGQALPEELLWRGQLYDVLAERLTPGVVLVLTSVVFGALHLFSQSEARGPLEVGLYAVGSAALGFACAASRARTGAIWMAVGVHSGIYFAHGFFPTEEIVYSVQLLAQIVVMVLAGFLVLYVPGRKSRQEA, via the coding sequence ATGACTTCGCCCGACCGCGGACGCATGGACGTCCGCCAGGTGGCCACGACAGTGGTCCTTCCCATCCTCATCACCATCGCCTTCACCTACGCCATGATCCTGGCCGGCCAGCCGTTCGGTGCCCTCCTGGCGGTGCTACTGGTCTACCTCTGGCGCCGCTTCACCCGCCGCCCCTGGTCCGGGGTGGGGCTGCCGATGAAGTGGTCGGCCCTGCCCCATCTCCTGATCGGTACGGGACTGAGCGTGGCCGCGTTCCTGGCGGCCAACGCCGTCTCGGTCGCCCTTGGCGCGGCCAGGTGGGTGCCGTGGGAGCCCCAGGACCTGATCTTCCTGCCCCTCGTGATCCTGTTCATCGTCCTCGGTCAGGCGCTCCCCGAAGAGCTGCTGTGGCGGGGCCAGCTCTACGACGTGCTCGCGGAACGCCTGACTCCGGGTGTGGTCCTGGTGCTCACGTCGGTGGTCTTCGGTGCGCTCCACCTCTTCTCCCAGAGCGAGGCGCGGGGACCCCTCGAAGTGGGCCTGTACGCGGTCGGGTCGGCGGCGCTGGGCTTCGCCTGTGCCGCGAGCCGGGCGAGGACGGGCGCGATCTGGATGGCCGTCGGCGTGCACAGCGGTATCTACTTCGCCCACGGCTTCTTCCCGACCGAGGAGATCGTCTACAGCGTCCAGCTGCTCGCGCAGATCGTCGTCATGGTCCTGGCCGGGTTCCTGGTCCTCTACGTACCCGGGCGCAAGAGCCGACAGGAGGCCTAG
- a CDS encoding NAD(P)-dependent oxidoreductase yields MAGTDSGDAGAAARVTVLGLGDMGSVIARTFVERGYRTTVWNRSAGRAAPLVDLGAASAATAAEAVAASELVVVCLLDSAAVDEVLDSVGSAVAGRVLVNLTSGSPAQARAYERWAHERGAEYLDGKIMGDPPHVGTAHLLLPLSGSLRAFEAHESVLRELGGVAYHGTDAGAAAVEFMAQVALGYEMLIGFLHVLALVDAEGGDVAAFAERAAGLVTGYPPLLTSIGEAVRDGDYPPDLGPLRVQAALMDDMIDHRESVGVEAVRMREVKDLMDRRIADGHGGQGFSSLFALLAKRR; encoded by the coding sequence ATGGCAGGGACAGACAGCGGCGACGCGGGGGCGGCTGCGCGCGTGACCGTGCTCGGGCTCGGCGACATGGGGTCGGTCATCGCCAGGACGTTCGTCGAGCGGGGCTACCGCACCACGGTCTGGAACAGGTCGGCGGGCAGGGCGGCTCCGCTCGTCGATCTCGGGGCCGCGTCCGCCGCGACGGCCGCGGAGGCGGTGGCGGCGAGCGAACTCGTCGTGGTCTGCCTGCTCGACAGCGCGGCGGTCGACGAGGTCCTGGACTCCGTCGGCTCCGCGGTCGCGGGCAGGGTCCTGGTGAACCTCACGAGCGGTTCGCCCGCGCAGGCACGAGCCTACGAGCGCTGGGCGCACGAGCGCGGAGCCGAGTACCTCGACGGCAAGATCATGGGAGACCCGCCGCACGTGGGCACCGCGCATCTCCTGCTCCCCCTCAGCGGTTCTCTGCGCGCGTTCGAGGCGCACGAGTCCGTGCTGCGTGAACTGGGCGGCGTCGCCTATCACGGCACGGACGCCGGCGCGGCCGCCGTGGAGTTCATGGCCCAGGTCGCCCTGGGCTACGAGATGCTCATCGGCTTCCTGCACGTCCTGGCGCTGGTGGACGCGGAAGGGGGCGACGTGGCCGCGTTCGCCGAACGCGCCGCCGGCCTGGTGACCGGGTACCCGCCGCTGCTGACCTCGATCGGCGAGGCGGTCAGGGACGGCGACTACCCGCCGGACCTCGGTCCCCTCCGTGTCCAGGCCGCGCTGATGGACGACATGATCGACCACCGCGAGTCCGTCGGTGTGGAAGCCGTGCGGATGCGGGAGGTCAAGGACCTGATGGACCGCCGGATCGCCGACGGGCACGGCGGCCAGGGCTTCTCCAGCCTGTTCGCCCTGCTGGCGAAGCGACGGTGA
- a CDS encoding alpha/beta hydrolase: protein MDVSELHPELRSVFRRVPNPPIAHGWQRSLVRLGSRLLPGPKLRDGLRHEHIELEAGVGAHVFTPAGGGCGAALLWIHGGGMVIGTAAQDHASCVDIAVDLDLVVVSVEYRLAPEHPFPVPLDDCLRLWRWLLDHADERGVDPLRIAVGGQSAGGGLAAGLVQRLHDLDGVRPIVQWLHCPMLDDRTAARRELDAVDHFLWNNRSNRIAWSAYLGTGPGAPDAPPYAVPARRTDLAGLPPTWIGLGDIELFYEEGRAYAEALTDAGVDTMVEVVPGAPHAFEALAPRSRVAEEFAATARAWLHARLAPTA, encoded by the coding sequence ATGGACGTCTCAGAGCTGCACCCGGAACTGCGGTCGGTCTTCCGGCGCGTTCCGAACCCGCCGATCGCCCACGGGTGGCAGCGGTCCCTGGTACGGCTCGGATCCCGGCTGCTGCCCGGCCCCAAGCTCCGTGACGGCCTGCGCCACGAGCACATCGAGCTCGAAGCCGGGGTCGGCGCGCACGTCTTCACACCGGCGGGCGGAGGCTGCGGCGCGGCGCTGCTGTGGATTCACGGCGGCGGCATGGTCATCGGCACCGCCGCGCAGGACCACGCGTCGTGCGTCGACATCGCCGTCGACCTGGACCTCGTGGTGGTCTCCGTCGAGTACCGCCTCGCGCCCGAGCACCCGTTCCCGGTGCCGCTGGACGACTGCCTGCGCCTGTGGCGGTGGCTGCTGGACCACGCCGACGAGCGCGGTGTCGACCCGCTCCGGATCGCGGTCGGCGGTCAGAGCGCCGGCGGCGGACTCGCGGCGGGGCTCGTGCAGCGGCTCCACGACCTGGACGGGGTCCGGCCGATCGTGCAGTGGTTGCACTGCCCGATGCTCGACGACCGCACGGCCGCCCGCCGAGAGCTCGACGCGGTCGACCACTTCCTGTGGAACAACCGCTCCAACCGGATCGCCTGGAGCGCGTACCTCGGCACCGGGCCCGGCGCCCCGGACGCACCGCCCTACGCCGTTCCGGCCCGCCGGACGGACCTGGCCGGACTGCCGCCGACGTGGATCGGCCTGGGCGACATCGAGCTGTTCTACGAGGAGGGTCGCGCCTACGCCGAGGCGCTGACCGACGCGGGAGTGGACACCATGGTGGAGGTCGTGCCCGGCGCCCCGCACGCCTTCGAGGCCCTCGCGCCCCGGTCCCGGGTGGCCGAGGAGTTCGCGGCGACCGCACGCGCCTGGCTGCACGCGCGCCTGGCCCCGACCGCGTGA
- a CDS encoding anthrone oxygenase family protein has protein sequence MQDVLAVTTVVVVGMLVGVEFAVSAFVNPIFDRLPTESGIAARSDGARVLGRVMPFWYIGSVVLGAVWTALAWGGEGAAQAAAATGLLLVSVVMSVLLLVPIASRSATWSSTAPPADWKEQSKRWDRYHVVRVGVIVLAFALFAVALALA, from the coding sequence ATGCAGGACGTACTGGCCGTCACCACCGTCGTCGTGGTCGGAATGTTGGTGGGCGTGGAGTTCGCGGTCTCCGCCTTCGTCAACCCGATCTTCGACCGGCTCCCGACCGAGAGCGGGATCGCCGCGCGCAGCGACGGAGCGCGCGTCCTCGGCCGGGTCATGCCGTTCTGGTACATCGGCTCGGTCGTCCTCGGCGCGGTGTGGACCGCGCTGGCATGGGGCGGCGAGGGAGCGGCCCAGGCCGCCGCGGCCACCGGACTGCTCCTGGTGAGCGTGGTGATGTCGGTCCTGCTGCTCGTGCCGATCGCCTCGCGCTCGGCGACCTGGTCGAGCACCGCCCCGCCCGCGGACTGGAAGGAGCAGTCGAAGCGCTGGGACCGGTACCACGTGGTGCGCGTGGGCGTCATCGTGCTCGCGTTCGCGCTCTTCGCCGTCGCCCTGGCCCTCGCCTGA
- a CDS encoding TetR/AcrR family transcriptional regulator yields the protein MPTTAESGETGESEEKPPRGKRADARRNQQVLLAAAAKVFVASGVDAPIRAIATEAGVGMGTIYRHFPTRSDLVIAVYRHQVEACAEAGPRLLAEADSPFAALRRWVDLFVDFLVTKHGLAHAMQSGGGGFDALHAYFLDRLVPVCGELLDAATEAGEIGSDLRAIELMRGIGNLCVGRESDPDYDPRRLIEPLLRGLRSTPSS from the coding sequence GTGCCCACGACAGCCGAGTCAGGGGAGACGGGCGAGTCCGAGGAGAAGCCGCCCCGCGGCAAGAGGGCGGACGCGCGGCGCAACCAGCAGGTCCTGCTGGCCGCCGCCGCCAAAGTGTTCGTCGCCTCCGGCGTGGACGCGCCCATCCGCGCGATCGCGACCGAGGCGGGCGTCGGGATGGGGACGATCTACCGGCACTTCCCGACACGGTCGGACCTGGTCATCGCCGTCTACCGGCACCAGGTCGAGGCCTGCGCCGAGGCCGGGCCGCGCCTGCTGGCCGAAGCGGACTCCCCCTTCGCGGCGCTCCGGCGGTGGGTCGACCTCTTCGTGGACTTCCTGGTCACCAAGCACGGGCTCGCGCACGCCATGCAGTCGGGCGGCGGCGGCTTCGACGCCCTGCACGCCTACTTCCTCGACCGGCTGGTGCCCGTCTGCGGGGAGTTGCTCGACGCGGCCACCGAGGCCGGGGAGATCGGGTCCGACCTGCGCGCGATCGAGCTGATGCGCGGGATCGGCAACCTCTGTGTCGGACGGGAGAGCGACCCCGACTACGACCCCCGCCGGCTGATCGAGCCGCTCCTGCGCGGCCTGCGGTCGACGCCGTCGTCCTGA
- a CDS encoding chlorophyllase: protein MNAPIRPAEALGTPAPVLSVGPVVLPAPDRAVDLRLRVSVPVTGGDLPIILLSHGQGFSNHLSSLHGYAPLVDCWAAHGFAVIQPTHLSSRTLSLESDSPEAPMYWRSRAEDMSLILDRLDEIEAAVPQLGGRLDRSRVAVAGHSMGGHTASLLLGARLTDPHDGTEVDLADPRITAGVLLAAPGRGGDALTSFVAENYAFLSTTDFSTMTTPALVVAGDQDSSDHMTVEGPQWHADPYRLAPAPKTLLTLFGAEHGLGGISGYDVAETTDENPERVAALGRLTWSYLRSELYPGDSAWKRACEVLTTGPGALGRVEST from the coding sequence ATGAATGCGCCCATCCGCCCCGCCGAAGCCCTCGGCACACCCGCCCCGGTCCTCTCGGTCGGCCCCGTGGTCCTACCGGCCCCCGACCGCGCGGTCGACCTGCGGCTGCGCGTCTCCGTGCCCGTGACCGGAGGCGATCTGCCGATCATCCTCCTCTCGCACGGCCAGGGCTTCTCGAACCACCTCTCCTCCCTGCACGGCTACGCGCCGCTCGTCGACTGCTGGGCGGCGCACGGCTTCGCCGTCATCCAGCCCACCCACCTGAGTTCGCGGACGCTGAGCCTGGAGTCCGACTCCCCGGAGGCGCCGATGTACTGGCGGTCGAGAGCCGAGGACATGTCACTCATCCTCGACCGGCTCGACGAGATCGAGGCCGCCGTTCCGCAGCTCGGCGGGCGCCTGGACCGGAGCCGGGTCGCCGTGGCCGGGCACTCGATGGGCGGGCACACCGCGAGCCTGCTGCTGGGCGCGCGGCTCACCGACCCTCACGACGGCACGGAGGTGGACCTGGCCGATCCCCGGATCACGGCGGGCGTCCTGCTCGCCGCGCCCGGCCGGGGCGGCGACGCCCTCACCTCGTTCGTGGCCGAGAACTACGCCTTCCTCTCGACCACGGACTTCTCCACGATGACCACGCCCGCGCTCGTGGTCGCCGGGGACCAGGACTCCTCCGACCACATGACCGTCGAGGGCCCGCAGTGGCACGCCGACCCCTACCGCCTCGCCCCGGCCCCCAAGACCCTGCTCACCCTGTTCGGCGCCGAACACGGGCTGGGCGGGATCTCGGGCTACGACGTCGCCGAGACCACGGACGAGAACCCCGAGCGGGTGGCCGCCCTCGGTCGCCTGACCTGGTCCTACCTCCGCTCCGAGCTCTACCCCGGCGACTCCGCGTGGAAGAGGGCGTGCGAGGTGCTGACGACCGGGCCCGGCGCGCTCGGCCGCGTCGAGTCGACGTAG
- a CDS encoding MFS transporter translates to MRPDATPHVPTTDASRPPGRRLPLTSLLALATAVFITSLTETLPAGVLPAMSADLGVGESAMGQSVTVYALGTALTAIPLAAATAGWRRKRLLLAAMGAFAVANTVTAVSPDYVLTMTARFAAGVAAGLVWAMLVGYARALVPAHLQGRAVAVVMAGIPIALSLGVPAGALLGGTLGWRVAFALMSVVSVVLLGWILALVPDRPGRGPGARTPLLRTLALPGVGAVLFVTLVFVLAHTVLYTYIAAFVLRIGTGASVDLVLLVFGIASLVGIAVVGARIDRRLRTLTVASTLLVAVAGTLLAVSAGDTVAVYVAAALWGLGWGGVPTLLQTAVADAGGDAADTAQSMLVTLWNVAMAGGGAVGGVLLTRLDHTSFAWSVPVLLVPVLVVVLAARTHGFPALRAGRSSHGAGS, encoded by the coding sequence ATGAGACCTGACGCCACACCGCACGTGCCCACCACCGACGCCTCCCGGCCACCGGGACGCCGACTCCCCCTGACCTCACTGCTCGCTCTGGCCACGGCGGTCTTCATCACGAGCCTGACCGAGACCCTCCCCGCCGGGGTCCTTCCCGCCATGAGCGCCGACCTGGGTGTCGGCGAGTCCGCGATGGGCCAGTCCGTCACGGTCTACGCCCTCGGCACCGCGCTGACCGCGATCCCGTTGGCCGCCGCCACGGCGGGCTGGCGGCGCAAGCGGCTGCTGCTGGCGGCCATGGGGGCCTTCGCGGTCGCCAACACGGTCACGGCCGTGTCGCCGGACTACGTGCTCACCATGACCGCGCGCTTCGCCGCCGGGGTGGCGGCGGGGCTGGTGTGGGCGATGCTGGTGGGCTACGCGCGCGCCCTGGTCCCCGCCCACCTCCAGGGCCGGGCCGTGGCCGTGGTCATGGCCGGGATCCCGATCGCCCTGTCCCTGGGCGTGCCCGCCGGCGCCCTCCTCGGCGGAACCCTCGGCTGGCGGGTGGCGTTCGCGCTGATGAGCGTGGTGTCCGTCGTGCTGCTCGGCTGGATCCTCGCCCTGGTCCCCGACCGTCCCGGCCGGGGGCCCGGCGCGCGGACCCCGCTCCTGCGCACCCTCGCCCTTCCGGGCGTCGGCGCGGTCCTGTTCGTCACCCTGGTCTTCGTCCTGGCGCACACCGTGCTCTACACCTACATCGCCGCGTTCGTGCTCCGGATCGGGACGGGCGCGTCCGTCGACCTCGTGCTGCTCGTCTTCGGAATCGCCTCCCTGGTCGGCATCGCGGTCGTGGGGGCGCGGATCGACCGTCGGCTGCGCACACTGACGGTGGCGTCCACGCTGCTGGTCGCGGTGGCGGGCACGCTCCTGGCCGTGTCGGCGGGCGACACGGTGGCGGTCTACGTCGCGGCGGCGCTGTGGGGCCTGGGCTGGGGCGGCGTCCCGACCCTGCTCCAGACCGCCGTGGCCGACGCGGGCGGGGACGCCGCCGACACGGCCCAGTCGATGCTCGTCACCCTGTGGAACGTGGCCATGGCCGGCGGAGGGGCCGTGGGCGGAGTGCTCCTCACCCGGCTCGACCACACCTCGTTCGCCTGGAGCGTGCCGGTACTCCTGGTGCCGGTGCTGGTCGTGGTGCTCGCGGCCCGTACCCACGGGTTTCCCGCACTGAGGGCGGGCCGGTCGTCCCACGGCGCCGGGTCCTGA
- a CDS encoding MerR family transcriptional regulator has translation MEHEVGHMRIGELAERTGTSRRLLRYYEEQGLITPERSGNGYREYGEVFVDRIAQIRGLLDAGLPTRIIKQVLPCLNTPRALYFPDATPEMIATLESERDRMSDRIRCLTQNRDAISAYLDAVRDGTPPPKEVPGQCAGEPGEHAAGRVRVSR, from the coding sequence ATGGAACATGAGGTGGGACACATGCGCATCGGCGAGCTGGCGGAGCGCACGGGCACGTCGCGTCGGCTCCTGCGCTACTACGAGGAGCAGGGGCTGATCACCCCCGAGCGCTCGGGCAACGGCTACCGGGAGTACGGCGAGGTCTTCGTGGACCGGATCGCGCAGATCCGGGGGCTGCTGGACGCGGGACTGCCCACCCGGATCATCAAGCAGGTGCTGCCGTGCCTGAACACGCCCCGGGCGCTCTACTTCCCGGACGCCACCCCCGAGATGATCGCGACGCTGGAGAGCGAACGCGACCGGATGAGCGACCGCATCAGGTGCCTGACCCAGAACCGGGACGCCATCAGCGCCTACCTCGACGCCGTGCGCGACGGCACCCCGCCGCCGAAGGAGGTCCCTGGCCAGTGCGCGGGCGAGCCTGGCGAGCACGCGGCCGGACGTGTCAGGGTGTCCCGGTGA
- a CDS encoding DUF6228 family protein — translation MTELEDSFVVPAAGSSARWVVGRPVDVHGDGSTHTVDVELSDCGFTDHGRAAFEGRTSENLREFLVALAQDWRGWQGARSWTSMGQEMTVEAHHNGRSRVSLEITLRRADLHHTPDAWSAQLFLTVEAGEELRRIGDAAQRFLHP, via the coding sequence GTGACCGAACTCGAAGACTCCTTCGTCGTCCCCGCCGCGGGCTCCTCGGCACGCTGGGTCGTCGGCAGGCCGGTCGACGTCCACGGCGACGGCTCCACGCACACCGTGGACGTCGAGCTCAGCGACTGCGGGTTCACCGATCATGGTCGGGCCGCCTTCGAGGGCCGGACCTCGGAGAACCTGCGGGAGTTCCTCGTCGCGCTGGCGCAGGACTGGCGGGGCTGGCAGGGCGCCCGTTCCTGGACGTCCATGGGGCAGGAGATGACCGTGGAGGCGCACCACAACGGCCGGAGCCGCGTGAGCCTGGAGATCACCCTGCGCCGGGCCGATCTGCACCACACCCCCGACGCGTGGTCGGCGCAGCTCTTCCTCACCGTGGAGGCCGGAGAGGAGCTGCGCCGGATCGGCGACGCGGCGCAACGCTTCCTGCACCCCTAG
- a CDS encoding DUF6228 family protein: protein MTELEDSFVITRADAPARWAVGRPVDVHGDGYTHMVDVELSDDGIAARGQAAFDGRGPENLRDFLVALEKHWRGWRGARSWTSVGEEMTVEAHHDGRGYVSLAVTLRRAERTYAPDAWSARVVLTVEAGEELRRIADAAQRLLRP from the coding sequence GTGACCGAACTCGAAGACTCCTTCGTCATCACCCGCGCGGATGCCCCGGCGCGCTGGGCCGTCGGCAGGCCGGTCGACGTCCACGGCGACGGCTACACCCACATGGTGGACGTCGAGCTCAGTGATGACGGGATCGCCGCTCGCGGACAGGCAGCCTTCGACGGACGCGGTCCGGAGAACCTGCGGGACTTCCTCGTTGCCCTGGAGAAGCACTGGCGGGGCTGGCGGGGCGCCCGTTCCTGGACGTCGGTGGGGGAGGAGATGACCGTGGAGGCGCACCACGACGGCCGCGGGTACGTGAGCCTGGCGGTCACCCTGCGCCGCGCCGAACGGACCTACGCCCCCGACGCGTGGTCGGCCCGGGTCGTCCTCACCGTGGAGGCGGGCGAGGAGCTGCGCCGGATCGCCGACGCGGCGCAGCGCCTCCTGCGCCCCTAG
- the fabI gene encoding enoyl-ACP reductase FabI encodes MNLLITGITTQSSIAYAIAEEAMNQGHEVVVTNPPGRQFSICERIAKRLPKEPVAVLPMDVTDPEQIAATVAAVGEHWDHVDGVLHAIAFAPEKALGGNFLDTEWADVATAVHVSGFSLKALTVGFRDLLGAAPHGAGVVSLTFDASVAWPVYDWMGSAKAVLENSTKYLARDLGAEGIRVNAIAAGPIKSLAGGSIPGFAQISDSWGDHAPLGWDTKDATVVAGPALFLMSPAARAITGTVLHVDGGYHAMGAPLV; translated from the coding sequence TTGAACCTGCTCATCACCGGCATCACCACCCAGTCCTCCATCGCGTACGCGATCGCGGAGGAGGCCATGAACCAGGGCCACGAGGTGGTCGTCACCAACCCGCCGGGGCGGCAGTTCTCGATCTGCGAGCGGATCGCCAAGCGCCTGCCGAAGGAGCCCGTCGCCGTCCTGCCCATGGACGTCACCGACCCGGAGCAGATCGCCGCGACCGTCGCGGCGGTCGGTGAGCACTGGGACCACGTGGACGGCGTGCTGCACGCCATCGCGTTCGCGCCCGAGAAGGCGCTGGGCGGCAACTTCCTCGACACCGAGTGGGCCGACGTCGCCACCGCGGTGCACGTGTCCGGGTTCTCGCTCAAGGCGCTGACCGTGGGCTTTCGCGACCTGCTCGGCGCGGCGCCCCACGGCGCGGGCGTGGTCTCACTGACCTTCGACGCCAGCGTCGCCTGGCCGGTCTACGACTGGATGGGCTCGGCCAAGGCCGTCCTGGAGAACTCCACCAAGTACCTGGCCCGCGACCTGGGCGCCGAGGGCATCCGCGTCAACGCGATCGCGGCCGGCCCGATCAAGTCCCTGGCGGGCGGGTCCATTCCGGGGTTCGCGCAGATCTCCGACTCCTGGGGCGACCACGCCCCGCTGGGCTGGGACACCAAGGACGCCACGGTCGTCGCCGGGCCGGCCCTGTTCCTGATGTCCCCGGCCGCGCGGGCGATCACCGGCACCGTCCTGCACGTGGACGGCGGCTACCACGCCATGGGCGCGCCCCTCGTCTGA